One window from the genome of Megalobrama amblycephala isolate DHTTF-2021 linkage group LG4, ASM1881202v1, whole genome shotgun sequence encodes:
- the LOC125267165 gene encoding uncharacterized protein LOC125267165, which produces MEAADLLCDSLFRWMENRKECAEKLLELAQELENVRQGSNIAQVVGAAASVASITGAAVATFFTGGLAFPLLVAAAVSSPLVEAGISRSKFNKATELIKENEKVGTSIQKQLRDLKDQCGGTQLGDHADELDCEVTTQLMWALARRDSTHVPLDFLRDFNRATFYRHMTPGGLDPANASHFIGQSLNLISFTAVITGSLMLSAKGMGKNIGQIGIKAAAKAGSRALGATGFGLCVYDLIDKSEELVKGKRFTEASELLRDSAREILEGQQELQEQLDAMHKINQKLFRMKNLIKNLEGYSLSLTGDGKKIIDYIMETCTDNRVVSWLQELTKNQTEFVNLLTFVKETLSQKEDEEEVFKKKKLRRPGGGHTDIVFVAHGAIVDQFMPAAFLVPTPTIRDTILYSPWNCAINARAAFGIAQGNIDVTNRQFYNRNGNTVDYEPNPLPDRWNSMRGSLHNIPGILLAPVTPEEVAYTNFLKLWMNRGMENEDRIIIPYFSPENLVNAFGAIPLYMFIFVTSFILMLNGKTATVHLAACLNRLEGSPLRPVEWRTQYAYTNDGTGMTMNMDDRYMNSMLFRALRSMFDRNHD; this is translated from the exons ATGGAGGCAGCAGATCTTTTATGTGACTCGCTCTTCCGCTGGATGGAGAACAGAAAGGAATGTGCAGAAAAGCTGTTGGAACTGGCGCAAGAGCTGGAAAATGTTCGCCAGGGCAGCAACATCGCTCAGGTGGTTGGAGCTGCTGCATCTGTGGCCTCAATAACTGGAGCAGCAGTTGCCACTTTCTTCACAGGAGGTCTGGCCTTCCCTCTGTTGGTTGCTGCAGCAGTCTCTTCCCCATTGGTAGAGGCAGGTATCTCCAGGAGTAAATTTAATAAAGCTACTGAATTAATTAAAGAAAATGAGAAGGTTGGGACAAGCATTCAGAAGCAGCTGCGAGATCTGAAGGACCAGTGTGGAGGAACACAGCTCGGGGATCATGCTGATGAGTTGGACTGTGAGGTGACCACTCAACTGATGTGGGCTCTGGCCAGAAGAGATAGTACTCATGTACCCCTGGACTTTCTCAGAGATTTCAACAGGGCCACGTTCTATCGTCACATGACACCAGGTGGACTGGATCCAGCCAATGCCTCACACTTTATTGGCCAATCTCTGAACCTCATTAGTTTTACTGCTGTGATCACGGGGAGCCTGATGTTATCTGCCAAAGGAATGGGGAAGAACATTGGACAAATTGGCATTAAAGCTGCTGCTAAAGCAGGATCAAGG GCTCTGGGTGCGACTGGTTTTGGCCTCTGTGTGTACGACCTGATTGATAAGAGTGAAGAATTAGTAAAGGGCAAACGATTCACGGAGGCCAGCGAGCTCTTACGGGATTCAGCCAGAGAAATACTGGAAGGCCAACAAGAGCTACAGGAACAGCTGGATGCAATGCA CAAAatcaaccaaaaattattcagaatgaAGAACCTCATCAAGAACTTGGAGGGATATTCTCTCAGCCTGACTGGAGATGGAAAGAAGATAATAGATTATATCATGGAAACATGTACAGACAACAGAGTTGTCTCCTGGCTTCAGGAATTAACTAAAAATCAGACTGAATTTGTGAATCTACTTACATTTGTTAAGGAGACATTGAGTCAAAAAGAAGATGAAGAAGAAGTGTTTAAGAAGAAGAAGTTGAGGCGTCCAGGCGGAGGTCACACAGACATCGTGTTTGTGGCTCATGGTGCAATTGTCGACCAATTTATGCCAGCAGCTTTCCTGGTGCCCACACCTACCATCAGAGACACCATTCTTTACTCTCCGTGGAACTGCGCCATTAATGCTCGTGCTGCATTTGGAATTGCTCAGGGGAACATTGATGTGACAAACAGACAGTTTTACAATAGGAATGGCAATACAGTTGACTATGAGCCGAACCCTTTGCCAGATCGCTGGAATAGCATGCGAGGATCTCTCCACAACATCCCAGGGATCCTTCTAGCCCCTGTAACCCCTGAAGAAGTAGCTTATACCAATTTTCTAAAGCTTTGGATGAATAGAGGCATGGAGAACGAAGACCGTATTATAATCCCATATTTTAGCCCAGAAAATCTGGTAAACGCATTTGGAGCGATCCCCCTGTACATGTTCATATTTGTGACATCATTCATACTCATGCTCAATGGTAAAACAGCTACTGTGCACCTGGCTGCTTGTTTGAACCGCCTTGAAGGAAGTCCACTTAGGCCAGTAGAGTGGAGAACACAGTATGCCTACACCAATGATGGAACCGGTATGACTATGAACATGGATGATAGGTACATGAACTCTATGTTATTCAGAGCCTTAAGATCAATGTTTGACAGAAACCATGACTAA